A region from the Sphingomonas sp. S2-65 genome encodes:
- the nuoK gene encoding NADH-quinone oxidoreductase subunit NuoK produces MIGVTHYLVVSAILFTLGVLGIFMNRKNLIVILMAIELILLAVNLNLVAFSAALGDLVGQVFAMFVLTVAAGEAAIGLAILVIYFRGRGTISVDDVNRMKG; encoded by the coding sequence GTGATCGGTGTCACCCACTATCTCGTCGTCTCGGCGATCCTGTTCACTTTGGGGGTGCTCGGCATCTTCATGAACCGCAAGAACCTGATCGTCATCCTGATGGCGATCGAGCTCATCCTGCTGGCCGTGAACCTGAACCTGGTCGCCTTCTCGGCGGCGCTGGGGGATCTGGTCGGCCAGGTATTCGCCATGTTCGTGCTGACCGTCGCTGCCGGTGAGGCGGCGATCGGTCTGGCAATCCTCGTCATCTATTTCCGCGGTCGTGGCACGATCTCGGTCGACGACGTCAATCGGATGAAGGGCTGA
- a CDS encoding NADH-quinone oxidoreductase subunit J, which translates to MIQALAFYLFAIVVCLSGALTILSRNPVHSVLWLILAFFNAAGLMVLAGAEFIAMLLVIVYVGAVAVLFLFVVMMLDIDFAELRSGVMRYAAVGLALAVALVAEIIIAIGAWSAGGLEMSRRAAPIVSEVPNIEAIGRLLYTRYLFIFEGAGLVLLVAMIGAIVLTYRQRSDVRPQNVSHQINRRSKDATRNMNPGVGEGMQL; encoded by the coding sequence GTGATCCAAGCCCTGGCCTTTTACCTCTTCGCGATCGTGGTGTGCCTCTCGGGCGCGCTCACGATCCTGTCGCGCAACCCGGTGCACAGCGTGCTGTGGCTGATCCTGGCGTTCTTCAATGCCGCCGGGCTGATGGTGCTCGCGGGCGCGGAGTTCATCGCGATGCTGCTGGTCATCGTCTATGTCGGCGCGGTCGCCGTGCTGTTCCTGTTCGTCGTGATGATGCTCGACATCGACTTCGCGGAATTGCGCTCGGGCGTGATGCGGTACGCCGCCGTGGGCCTGGCGCTCGCCGTCGCGCTGGTCGCCGAGATCATCATTGCGATTGGTGCCTGGAGCGCCGGCGGGCTCGAGATGAGCCGCCGCGCCGCACCGATCGTGTCGGAGGTGCCCAACATCGAGGCAATCGGCCGGCTGCTCTACACCCGCTATTTGTTCATCTTCGAAGGCGCCGGCCTTGTGCTGCTCGTCGCGATGATCGGCGCGATCGTGCTGACCTACCGCCAGCGCAGTGACGTTCGCCCGCAGAATGTCAGCCACCAGATCAACCGCCGCTCGAAGGATGCGACCCGCAACATGAACCCGGGCGTGGGCGAGGGGATGCAGCTGTGA
- the nuoI gene encoding NADH-quinone oxidoreductase subunit NuoI — MSVAQIIRSYTLWEFLKAHWLTLRYFFKAKATINYPYEKNPVSPRFRGEHALRRYANGEERCIACKLCEAVCPALAITIEAEPREDGSRRTTRYDIDMTKCIYCGLCQEACPVDAIVEGPNFEFSTETREELIYQKDKLLANGDRWERAIAANLAADAPYR, encoded by the coding sequence ATGAGCGTCGCTCAGATCATCCGCTCCTACACGCTCTGGGAGTTCCTCAAGGCGCACTGGCTGACCTTGCGGTACTTCTTCAAGGCCAAGGCGACGATCAACTATCCGTACGAGAAGAACCCAGTCAGTCCGCGCTTCCGCGGCGAGCATGCGCTGCGCCGCTATGCGAACGGCGAAGAGCGCTGCATCGCGTGCAAGCTGTGCGAGGCGGTGTGCCCGGCGCTGGCGATCACGATCGAGGCCGAACCGCGCGAGGACGGCAGCCGCCGCACCACGCGCTACGACATCGACATGACCAAGTGCATCTATTGCGGCCTGTGCCAGGAAGCATGCCCGGTCGACGCGATCGTCGAGGGTCCAAACTTCGAATTCTCGACCGAGACCCGCGAAGAGCTGATCTATCAGAAGGACAAGCTGCTCGCGAACGGCGACCGCTGGGAGCGCGCGATCGCCGCGAACCTTGCCGCCGATGCACCGTACCGTTAA
- the nuoH gene encoding NADH-quinone oxidoreductase subunit NuoH, whose product MTSWFTGFLPYGWAWFLATIIDILVIALPLMLAVAMIIYADRKIWAAMALRRGPNVVGPFGLMQSFADGLKVFLQETIIPSSANKGLFLLAPIITFTVALIVWAVVPFQAGVALSSINVGLLYVLAASSLGVYGVILAGWSSNSKYPFYSAIRAAAQMVSYEVSIGFVLISVVLWAGTFNLGGIVEAQRGSAIFGWVNGFVANPLLFPMWVVFLISSMAETQRAPFDIAEAESELVAGYQTEYSSMAFALFWLGEYANVLLMCALNATLFWGGYLPPLNIDLIPWFDIPGILWLFGKILFFFFIFSWVRATVPRYRYDQLMRLGWKIFLPLSLFFVFLVSGFLMWTRVGVPA is encoded by the coding sequence ATGACCTCCTGGTTCACCGGTTTCCTGCCTTATGGCTGGGCGTGGTTCCTCGCCACGATCATCGACATCCTGGTCATCGCGCTGCCGCTGATGCTGGCCGTGGCGATGATCATCTATGCCGATCGCAAGATCTGGGCGGCGATGGCGCTGCGACGCGGCCCCAATGTCGTCGGGCCGTTCGGCCTCATGCAGAGCTTCGCCGACGGGCTGAAGGTGTTCCTGCAGGAAACCATCATCCCGTCGAGCGCGAACAAGGGTCTGTTCCTGCTTGCCCCGATCATCACCTTCACGGTCGCGCTGATCGTGTGGGCAGTGGTTCCGTTCCAGGCCGGCGTAGCGCTCTCCAGCATCAATGTCGGATTGCTCTACGTACTCGCCGCCTCGTCGCTGGGCGTCTATGGCGTGATCCTCGCGGGCTGGTCGTCCAACTCCAAATACCCGTTCTACTCCGCGATCCGCGCGGCGGCGCAGATGGTGAGCTATGAAGTCTCGATCGGCTTCGTGCTGATCTCGGTCGTACTGTGGGCGGGCACCTTCAACCTGGGCGGCATCGTCGAGGCGCAGCGTGGGTCGGCGATCTTCGGATGGGTAAACGGTTTCGTCGCGAACCCGCTGCTCTTCCCGATGTGGGTGGTGTTCCTGATCTCGTCGATGGCGGAAACACAGCGCGCGCCCTTCGATATCGCCGAGGCCGAGTCCGAACTCGTCGCCGGGTACCAGACCGAGTATTCGTCGATGGCGTTCGCGCTGTTCTGGTTGGGTGAGTACGCCAACGTCCTCCTGATGTGCGCGCTCAACGCGACATTGTTCTGGGGCGGCTATCTTCCGCCGCTCAATATCGACCTGATCCCCTGGTTCGATATCCCCGGCATTCTGTGGCTGTTCGGCAAGATCCTGTTCTTCTTCTTCATCTTCAGCTGGGTCCGCGCCACGGTGCCGCGCTACCGCTACGACCAGCTGATGCGGCTGGGCTGGAAGATTTTCCTGCCGCTGTCGCTGTTCTTCGTCTTCCTCGTTTCCGGGTTCCTGATGTGGACCCGTGTCGGAGTCCCCGCATGA
- a CDS encoding NADH-quinone oxidoreductase subunit M → MSGFPILSVMLAVPTIAAIACLFAGDKGARWIALAATLIDLALGILLWSDFQMGAGAAQWQFVEHVPLFDLGTAQFAWALGIDGYALMLIVLSVFLMPICIGASWEAIQKRVPEYMAAFLLTEVLMIGTFAAQDLFLFYVFFEGGLIPMFLIIGIWGGANRIYASYKFFLYTLLGSLLMLVAMIAMVLMTGTTSIPALMAYDFPPQMQTWLWLAFFASFAVKMPMWPVHTWLPDAHVQAPTAGSVILAGVLLKLGGYGFLRFSLPMFPEASAQLMWLVFTLSCVAVVYTSLVALVQSDMKKLIAYSSVAHMAIVTMGLFAFNPQGIEGAMMVMLGHGLVSGALFLCVGVIYDRLHTREINRYGGLAINMPRYAVLFLLFTMASVGLPGTSNFVGEFLGLAGVYRVSTITALVGTTGIILGAAYMLYLFRRVVWGDLTKDDVKAMPDLSLREIALLAPIAAAVLWMGVYPESFLAPMRADTARLVARLERAAPAGDSKPTPGHPAAPAHGEAHGAAPAHGGAH, encoded by the coding sequence ATGAGCGGTTTCCCGATCCTCTCCGTCATGCTCGCGGTGCCGACGATCGCGGCGATCGCCTGCCTGTTCGCCGGCGACAAGGGCGCGCGCTGGATTGCGCTTGCCGCGACGCTGATCGACCTCGCGCTCGGCATCCTGCTCTGGTCGGACTTCCAGATGGGTGCGGGCGCGGCGCAATGGCAGTTCGTCGAGCATGTTCCGCTATTCGATCTGGGCACCGCCCAGTTTGCCTGGGCGCTCGGCATCGACGGCTATGCGCTGATGCTGATCGTCCTCTCGGTCTTCCTGATGCCGATCTGCATCGGGGCGAGCTGGGAAGCGATCCAGAAGCGTGTGCCGGAATATATGGCAGCGTTCCTGCTGACCGAAGTGCTGATGATCGGCACCTTCGCGGCCCAGGACCTGTTCCTGTTCTACGTCTTCTTCGAAGGCGGCCTGATCCCGATGTTCCTGATCATCGGCATCTGGGGCGGCGCGAACCGGATCTACGCGTCGTACAAGTTCTTCCTGTACACGCTGCTCGGCTCGCTGCTGATGCTCGTCGCTATGATCGCGATGGTGCTGATGACCGGCACCACCTCGATCCCCGCGCTGATGGCGTACGACTTCCCGCCGCAGATGCAGACCTGGCTATGGCTGGCCTTCTTCGCCTCGTTCGCGGTCAAGATGCCGATGTGGCCGGTCCACACCTGGCTTCCCGACGCGCACGTGCAGGCGCCGACCGCGGGCTCGGTGATCCTGGCGGGCGTGCTGCTGAAGCTTGGCGGCTATGGCTTCCTGCGCTTCTCGCTGCCGATGTTCCCCGAAGCGTCGGCGCAGCTGATGTGGCTGGTCTTCACGTTGTCTTGCGTCGCAGTGGTCTACACCTCGCTCGTCGCACTCGTGCAGAGCGACATGAAGAAGCTGATCGCCTATTCGTCGGTCGCGCACATGGCGATCGTCACCATGGGCCTGTTCGCCTTCAACCCGCAGGGGATCGAAGGCGCGATGATGGTCATGCTCGGCCACGGCCTGGTATCGGGCGCGCTGTTCCTGTGCGTCGGCGTCATCTACGACCGGCTGCACACCCGTGAGATCAACCGCTATGGCGGCCTGGCGATCAACATGCCGCGCTACGCCGTGCTGTTCCTGCTGTTCACGATGGCCTCGGTCGGCCTGCCGGGCACCAGCAACTTCGTCGGCGAGTTCCTCGGCCTGGCCGGCGTCTATCGGGTCTCGACGATCACGGCGCTGGTCGGCACGACCGGCATCATCCTGGGCGCAGCCTATATGCTGTATCTGTTCCGTCGCGTCGTTTGGGGCGACCTGACCAAGGACGACGTCAAGGCGATGCCGGACCTGTCGCTGCGTGAGATCGCGCTGCTGGCTCCGATCGCTGCGGCCGTCCTGTGGATGGGCGTCTATCCGGAGAGCTTCCTGGCGCCGATGCGCGCCGACACTGCCCGTCTCGTCGCGCGCCTCGAGCGTGCCGCGCCGGCTGGTGACTCCAAACCGACCCCGGGCCACCCGGCAGCGCCTGCACACGGCGAAGCCCATGGTGCTGCTCCCGCGCATGGGGGTGCGCACTGA
- the nuoG gene encoding NADH-quinone oxidoreductase subunit NuoG, which produces MPKVKVDGIEVEVPQGATVLQACEAAGKEIPRFCYHERLSIAGNCRMCLVEVKPGPPKPQASCALPAADNQEIRTDSAMVKAAREGVMEFLLINHPLDCPICDQGGECDLQDQSLAYGRSHSRYTENKRAVTEKYMGPIIKTIMTRCIQCTRCVRFGEEVAGVEDIGAIYRGEDMQITTYLEKAFKSELSGNAVDLCPVGALTHKPVAFEYRPWELRRNLSIDVMDAVGTNIRADSRGRQVMRVLPRINEDVNEEWAHDKTRYHVDGLVRRRLDRPFVRKDGKLVPVSWDEAFDAIAAVAKDAGSSVAAIAGDLLDCETMFAAKSLLKAMGSDLIESRQTGMSYEVSSLGAVAFNPTIVGVEDADAILLIGTNLRWEAPLINTRIRKAIKKGAKVFAIGPELDLTYKVEWLGNDLGILGTLPESLAQAFDDAKRPLAIVGPGALAKGHGAALAFAKSANLVRTLEDGTSWNGFGVIHTAAARMGALMLGFAQKGGMGDIFRAAPKLTFFLGADEADFAMFANSFKVFIGHHGDKGAHHADVILPAATYAEKPGTYVNLEGRVQRADRAVFPVGDAREDWTILRALSEKLGRTLTFDSFEELRAAMAAEVPALGAEGLVSYPWDAPALSADAEGPIAYPIQDFYLTNAICRASPTMQRCSAELLHGEDFAEAAE; this is translated from the coding sequence GTGCCTAAGGTAAAGGTAGACGGAATCGAAGTGGAGGTGCCCCAGGGGGCCACCGTGCTTCAGGCGTGCGAAGCCGCGGGCAAGGAAATCCCGCGCTTCTGCTATCATGAGCGGCTGTCGATCGCCGGCAATTGCCGGATGTGCCTGGTCGAAGTGAAGCCCGGGCCGCCCAAGCCGCAGGCCTCGTGCGCGCTGCCGGCCGCCGACAACCAGGAGATCCGCACCGACAGCGCGATGGTGAAGGCCGCGCGCGAAGGCGTGATGGAGTTCCTGCTGATCAATCACCCGCTCGATTGCCCGATCTGCGACCAGGGCGGCGAGTGCGACCTGCAGGACCAGAGCCTGGCCTATGGCCGGAGCCACTCGCGCTACACCGAGAACAAGCGCGCGGTGACCGAGAAATATATGGGTCCGATCATCAAGACGATCATGACCCGCTGCATCCAGTGCACGCGCTGCGTCCGCTTCGGCGAGGAAGTGGCCGGGGTGGAGGATATCGGCGCGATCTATCGCGGCGAGGACATGCAGATCACGACCTATCTGGAAAAGGCGTTCAAGAGCGAGCTTTCGGGCAACGCGGTCGACCTGTGCCCGGTCGGCGCGCTGACCCACAAGCCGGTGGCGTTTGAATATCGCCCCTGGGAGCTCCGCCGGAACCTGTCGATCGACGTCATGGACGCGGTCGGCACCAACATCCGTGCCGACAGCCGTGGACGCCAGGTGATGCGGGTGCTCCCGCGGATCAACGAGGACGTCAACGAGGAGTGGGCGCACGACAAGACCCGCTACCATGTCGATGGCCTGGTACGCCGCCGGCTCGACCGTCCGTTCGTCCGCAAGGATGGCAAGCTGGTCCCGGTCAGCTGGGACGAGGCGTTCGATGCGATTGCCGCAGTGGCGAAGGACGCGGGTTCGAGCGTCGCCGCGATCGCCGGCGACCTGCTCGATTGCGAGACGATGTTCGCCGCCAAGTCGCTGTTGAAGGCGATGGGCTCCGACCTGATCGAGAGCCGCCAAACCGGCATGTCGTACGAGGTGTCGAGCCTGGGCGCGGTGGCGTTCAACCCAACCATTGTCGGCGTCGAGGATGCCGATGCGATCCTGCTGATCGGCACCAACCTGCGCTGGGAAGCGCCGCTGATCAACACCCGCATCCGCAAGGCGATCAAGAAGGGCGCCAAGGTCTTCGCGATCGGGCCCGAACTGGACCTGACCTACAAGGTCGAATGGCTGGGCAATGATCTGGGCATCCTCGGCACGTTGCCGGAGTCGCTGGCGCAGGCGTTCGACGATGCCAAGCGCCCGCTGGCGATCGTCGGCCCGGGGGCGTTGGCCAAGGGTCATGGCGCCGCTCTGGCGTTCGCCAAGTCGGCCAATCTCGTGCGCACGCTCGAGGACGGAACGAGCTGGAACGGCTTCGGCGTGATCCACACCGCGGCGGCGCGCATGGGCGCGCTGATGCTCGGCTTCGCGCAGAAGGGCGGCATGGGCGACATCTTCCGCGCCGCGCCCAAGCTGACCTTCTTCCTGGGGGCCGACGAAGCCGACTTTGCGATGTTCGCGAACAGCTTCAAGGTGTTCATCGGTCATCACGGCGACAAGGGCGCGCATCACGCCGACGTGATCCTGCCCGCCGCGACCTATGCCGAGAAGCCGGGCACCTATGTGAACCTGGAAGGCCGCGTGCAGCGCGCCGACCGTGCGGTGTTCCCGGTGGGCGACGCGCGCGAGGACTGGACGATCCTGCGCGCCTTGTCCGAGAAGCTTGGCCGCACGCTGACCTTCGACAGCTTCGAGGAGCTGCGCGCGGCGATGGCCGCCGAAGTGCCTGCGCTCGGCGCGGAAGGTCTGGTCAGCTATCCCTGGGACGCGCCGGCGCTTTCCGCCGATGCCGAGGGGCCGATCGCCTATCCGATCCAGGACTTCTATCTCACCAACGCCATCTGCCGGGCGTCGCCGACGATGCAGCGCTGCTCGGCTGAACTGCTCCACGGCGAAGACTTTGCGGAGGCTGCGGAATGA
- the nuoL gene encoding NADH-quinone oxidoreductase subunit L, which yields MSPILAITFLPLIAAIVGGFANKSFGTAFPKLVTTGALLIACALSWTVFLPFLNGTAEATVTPVLHWLTSGTMSFAWELRVDALTAVMLVVVTSVSALVHIYSWGYMSEDPDQPRFFAYLSLFTFAMLMLVTANNLVQMFFGWEGVGLASYLLIGFWFRKPSAQAAAIKAFVVNRVGDLGFMLGIFGTFLVFGTVSIPEILAAAPNMAGSTIGFLGARFDTMTVLCLLLFVGAMGKSAQLGLHTWLPDAMEGPTPVSALIHAATMVTAGVFMVCRMSPMFEMSPVAMGVVTFVGAATCFFAATVGTTQTDIKRVIAYSTCSQLGYMFFAAGVGAYGAAMFHLFTHAFFKALLFLGAGSVIHAMHHEQDMRFYGGLRKHIPVTFWTMMAGTLAITGVGIPGIFGFDAIGFAGFHSKDAIIEASWAAGASSAFWVGVFVALLTSFYSWRVVFLTFYGKPRWAGSEHIQHAVHDAHGHGHDSHDTHGHGSEDANAPAQEDSGHHAPSTSHALHDHAPEGTAGYHPHESPIVMLIPLLVLTLGAIAAGFVFHGFFIEPEAGERFWKGSLFFNEHLMHAMHGVPLGVKLSATIAMLLGLGISWYTYVVKPGLATAIAEHIRPLYTFLLNKWYFDELYNFLFVRPAFAIGRLLWKAGDEKTIDRFGPNGLANVVRVGSIGAVKLQSGYLYTYAFIMLIGLTAALTWVIAG from the coding sequence ATGTCGCCGATCCTCGCAATCACATTCCTGCCGCTGATCGCTGCGATCGTCGGTGGGTTCGCCAACAAGTCGTTCGGCACCGCCTTTCCGAAGCTGGTGACGACGGGCGCGCTGCTCATCGCCTGCGCGCTGTCCTGGACGGTCTTCCTTCCGTTCCTCAATGGCACCGCCGAAGCAACGGTCACTCCGGTGCTGCACTGGCTCACCTCGGGCACGATGAGCTTCGCCTGGGAGCTGCGCGTCGACGCGCTCACTGCGGTCATGCTCGTGGTGGTGACCAGCGTCTCGGCGCTCGTCCACATCTATAGCTGGGGCTATATGAGCGAGGACCCGGATCAGCCGCGGTTCTTCGCCTATCTCTCGCTGTTCACTTTCGCGATGCTGATGCTCGTGACGGCGAACAATCTGGTGCAGATGTTCTTCGGCTGGGAAGGCGTGGGTCTAGCTTCGTACCTGCTGATCGGCTTCTGGTTCCGCAAGCCCAGCGCGCAGGCTGCTGCGATCAAGGCATTCGTCGTCAACCGCGTCGGCGATCTGGGCTTCATGCTCGGCATCTTCGGCACCTTCCTGGTGTTCGGCACCGTCTCGATCCCCGAGATTCTGGCGGCAGCGCCGAACATGGCCGGTTCGACCATCGGCTTCCTCGGCGCGCGCTTCGACACGATGACCGTGCTTTGCCTGCTGCTGTTCGTCGGCGCGATGGGCAAATCGGCGCAGCTCGGCCTGCACACCTGGTTACCCGACGCGATGGAAGGCCCGACCCCGGTGTCGGCGCTGATCCACGCCGCGACCATGGTCACCGCGGGCGTGTTCATGGTGTGCCGCATGTCGCCGATGTTCGAGATGAGCCCGGTGGCGATGGGCGTGGTCACCTTCGTGGGTGCCGCGACCTGCTTCTTCGCGGCGACCGTCGGCACAACGCAGACCGACATCAAGCGCGTGATCGCCTATTCGACCTGCTCGCAGCTCGGGTATATGTTCTTCGCCGCGGGCGTGGGCGCCTATGGCGCGGCGATGTTCCACCTGTTCACGCACGCCTTCTTCAAGGCGTTGCTGTTCCTGGGTGCCGGCTCGGTGATCCATGCGATGCATCACGAGCAGGACATGCGCTTCTATGGCGGCCTGCGTAAGCACATCCCGGTGACGTTCTGGACGATGATGGCGGGCACGCTCGCGATCACCGGTGTCGGCATCCCCGGCATCTTCGGCTTCGACGCGATCGGCTTTGCCGGCTTCCACTCGAAGGACGCGATCATCGAAGCGAGCTGGGCTGCAGGTGCGTCGAGCGCCTTCTGGGTCGGCGTGTTCGTGGCGCTGCTGACGAGCTTCTATTCGTGGCGCGTCGTGTTCCTGACCTTCTATGGCAAGCCGCGCTGGGCGGGCTCCGAGCACATTCAGCATGCGGTGCACGATGCGCATGGTCACGGCCATGACTCGCATGACACTCACGGGCATGGCAGCGAAGACGCCAACGCGCCCGCGCAGGAGGACTCCGGTCACCACGCGCCGAGCACCAGCCATGCGCTCCACGATCACGCACCCGAAGGGACGGCGGGCTATCATCCGCATGAAAGCCCGATCGTGATGCTGATCCCGCTGCTGGTGCTTACCCTCGGTGCGATTGCCGCGGGCTTTGTGTTCCACGGCTTCTTCATCGAGCCCGAGGCCGGCGAGCGTTTCTGGAAGGGCTCGCTGTTCTTCAACGAGCATTTGATGCACGCGATGCACGGAGTGCCCCTGGGCGTGAAGCTGTCGGCAACCATCGCCATGCTGCTCGGCCTCGGCATCTCCTGGTACACCTATGTGGTGAAGCCGGGTCTCGCGACGGCGATCGCGGAGCATATCCGCCCGCTCTACACCTTCCTGCTCAACAAGTGGTATTTCGACGAACTGTACAACTTCCTGTTCGTCCGGCCGGCGTTCGCCATCGGCCGTCTGCTCTGGAAGGCGGGTGACGAAAAGACCATCGACCGCTTCGGCCCCAATGGGCTCGCCAATGTCGTCCGCGTGGGCAGCATCGGTGCGGTGAAGCTGCAATCGGGATATCTTTATACTTATGCGTTCATCATGCTGATCGGCCTCACCGCGGCGCTGACCTGGGTGATCGCAGGATGA
- the nuoF gene encoding NADH-quinone oxidoreductase subunit NuoF: MLADKDRIFTNLYGYQPWNLSSARMRGDWDNTAQLMQLGQDTIIDRIKASGLRGRGGAGFPTGTKWSFMPKEPSPTRPNFLVINADESEPGSCKDREIIRHDPHKLIEGALIAGFAMRARAAYIYIRGEYIREAETLFAAVAEAYDAGLIGRNASGSGYDFDVFVHRGAGAYICGEETAMLESLEGKKGQPRLKPPFPAGAGLYGCPTTVNNVESIAVAPTILRRGPEWFSSFGRENNKGTKLFQISGHVEKPCVVEEAMSIPFRELIEKHCGGIRGGWDNLLAVIPGGSSVPLVPAAEIMDVPMDFDGLRAVGSGLGTAAVIVMDKSTDIVRAISRLSYFYKHESCGQCTPCREGTGWMWRVMERLRTGDADVSEIDTLQQLTKQVEGHTICALGDAAAWPIQGLIRHFRPEIERRIHEKQGGGLATMQEAAE; the protein is encoded by the coding sequence ATGCTCGCCGACAAGGATCGCATCTTCACCAATCTCTATGGCTATCAGCCGTGGAACCTGTCGTCGGCGCGGATGCGCGGTGATTGGGACAATACCGCCCAGCTGATGCAGCTGGGGCAGGACACGATCATCGACCGCATCAAGGCCTCGGGCCTGCGCGGGCGGGGCGGGGCAGGCTTCCCGACCGGCACCAAATGGTCGTTCATGCCCAAGGAGCCGAGCCCGACGCGGCCGAACTTCCTGGTGATCAACGCCGACGAATCCGAGCCGGGTTCGTGCAAGGACCGCGAGATCATCCGCCACGATCCGCACAAGCTGATCGAAGGCGCGCTGATCGCTGGCTTCGCGATGCGCGCGCGCGCGGCCTATATCTACATTCGCGGCGAATATATCCGCGAGGCCGAGACGCTGTTCGCAGCGGTGGCCGAGGCGTATGACGCCGGGCTGATCGGGCGCAACGCGTCGGGCTCCGGTTATGACTTCGACGTGTTCGTGCACCGCGGTGCCGGCGCCTATATCTGCGGTGAAGAGACCGCGATGCTCGAAAGCCTGGAGGGCAAGAAGGGCCAGCCACGGCTAAAGCCGCCCTTCCCGGCGGGTGCGGGCCTTTATGGCTGCCCGACCACGGTGAACAATGTCGAGTCGATCGCAGTCGCCCCGACGATCCTGCGGCGCGGTCCCGAGTGGTTTTCGAGTTTCGGGCGCGAGAACAACAAGGGCACCAAGCTCTTCCAGATCTCGGGCCATGTCGAGAAGCCGTGCGTGGTCGAGGAAGCGATGAGCATCCCGTTCCGCGAACTGATCGAAAAGCATTGCGGCGGCATTCGCGGCGGCTGGGACAATCTGCTCGCGGTGATTCCGGGCGGGTCGTCGGTGCCGCTGGTGCCCGCCGCCGAGATCATGGACGTACCGATGGATTTCGACGGCCTGCGCGCGGTCGGCTCCGGGCTCGGCACCGCCGCGGTGATCGTCATGGACAAGTCCACCGACATCGTTCGCGCGATCAGCCGGCTCTCCTATTTCTACAAGCATGAGAGCTGCGGCCAGTGCACGCCATGCCGTGAGGGCACCGGCTGGATGTGGCGGGTGATGGAGCGGCTGCGCACCGGCGACGCCGATGTCAGCGAAATCGACACGCTCCAGCAGCTCACCAAGCAAGTTGAGGGTCACACGATCTGCGCGCTCGGTGATGCCGCCGCCTGGCCGATCCAGGGCCTGATCCGCCATTTCCGCCCCGAGATCGAACGGCGGATCCACGAGAAGCAGGGTGGTGGCTTGGCCACGATGCAGGAGGCTGCCGAATGA